Proteins encoded within one genomic window of Aeromicrobium sp. Sec7.5:
- a CDS encoding S-layer homology domain-containing protein: MRRIAAVSVAFACALALLVPGTSASAYEAPSRSPFTDVATSATFYTQMAWLADRKISTGYANGDGTTRFDPSAPVLREQMAAFLYRLEGEPAVANLPTTSPFVDVPTTHPFYRQMIWLQRSGITTGYPDGTFRPSQPVLREQMAAFLHRMEGQPSVILPSTSPFLDVPTSHSFYRPMMWLSERGITTGYTDALGRRSFRPSQPVLREQMAAFLYRLEGVGSVPSPVTRLTASPTTSAITLGWTLPTDGKAAGVVVRRLAGATAPSTPTAGQSVADLGPAAVTVVDGGLDSLTTYSYAVFVRSQAGTYSPAASVTSTTSAAPAVAFDAAPGPTIAGVAKVGGTLTAETAAWSPSATFAYRWSADGTPITAASGRTLAVTPDLVGQQVSVAITGTSAGRITTSRESARTAPVAPGTFTTTPPVIEGLATSGSTLTATVGAWTPAATLTSLQWLRNGAPVPGRTTSTYAVTDADVGTTITVRATGSRLGYTDATATSAPVTIRAVPALANVAGTISTDAVWGPGSAKVYRVTADVTVPAGVTLTLQAGTVVKLDPGRRLQVEGTLRVDGTAASRVVLTSVRDDATGGDTNGDGAATAPAAGDFVGVSATSNGAVLMSYAQVAYADTSVSARGVAGAAPTVTLTETDISRSNLCVAAVGPVTGVFSGSVRDCSIGVSADHAFDARGVDWGSPSGPFPYGTGVPVQGASVSILPWTGFVAAPRPAVAPRQAPSTRTTCEDLVVVGVRGSGEAPASLDPSTPGVFEFEYSGFGSLNVAIAAKMAEQISVTRPDASIAYLAVQYLAVANPSFDPQVSFDDLVVSVFDGVDKLRQLLETEGARCPSSQFVLLGSSQGALVIDIALSEMTQPEQQSRIAGVVMVANPARVGASETLWESAGVPASSAVRDVTGGWSALSPGLGEPLPAWVASRTISMCHVGDVFCAFAPGAVVDRHVDYSTEELHSLAVWQGTRIATLLPPPS; this comes from the coding sequence ATGCGCCGGATCGCCGCCGTGAGCGTAGCGTTCGCGTGCGCCCTCGCGCTGCTCGTCCCGGGCACCTCGGCGTCGGCGTACGAGGCGCCGTCGCGTTCGCCGTTCACGGACGTCGCGACCTCGGCCACGTTCTACACGCAGATGGCGTGGCTGGCCGACCGGAAGATCTCGACCGGCTACGCCAACGGGGACGGGACGACGCGGTTCGATCCCTCGGCCCCGGTGCTGCGCGAGCAGATGGCGGCGTTCCTGTACCGGCTGGAGGGCGAGCCGGCCGTGGCGAACCTGCCGACGACGTCGCCGTTCGTCGACGTGCCGACCACCCACCCGTTCTACCGGCAGATGATCTGGCTGCAACGGTCCGGCATCACGACGGGCTATCCCGACGGCACGTTCCGGCCGAGCCAGCCGGTGCTGCGCGAGCAGATGGCAGCGTTCCTGCACCGGATGGAGGGTCAGCCGTCGGTGATCCTGCCGTCGACGTCGCCGTTCCTCGACGTGCCCACGAGCCACTCCTTCTACCGCCCGATGATGTGGTTGTCCGAGCGCGGGATCACGACCGGGTACACCGATGCCCTGGGTCGAAGGTCCTTCCGGCCGAGCCAGCCCGTGCTGCGTGAGCAGATGGCGGCGTTCCTGTACCGGCTGGAGGGTGTCGGGTCGGTTCCCTCGCCAGTCACCCGCCTGACCGCGAGCCCGACCACGAGTGCGATCACCCTGGGCTGGACGTTGCCGACGGACGGCAAGGCCGCCGGTGTCGTGGTGCGCCGGCTGGCCGGGGCCACGGCTCCGTCGACCCCGACCGCAGGTCAGTCCGTCGCCGACCTCGGTCCCGCCGCGGTCACGGTCGTCGACGGCGGCCTCGACTCGCTGACCACCTATTCCTACGCGGTCTTCGTCCGGTCGCAGGCCGGGACGTACTCGCCGGCCGCATCGGTCACCAGCACGACGTCGGCAGCCCCGGCGGTGGCCTTCGACGCCGCTCCGGGGCCCACCATCGCAGGCGTCGCGAAGGTCGGCGGCACCCTTACCGCCGAGACGGCGGCGTGGTCGCCCAGTGCGACGTTCGCCTACCGGTGGTCGGCGGACGGCACCCCCATCACCGCGGCGTCCGGCCGGACCCTCGCAGTCACGCCCGATCTGGTCGGCCAGCAGGTGTCGGTCGCCATCACGGGGACGAGTGCCGGCCGCATCACCACCAGCCGTGAGTCGGCGAGGACCGCGCCAGTTGCACCGGGCACGTTCACCACGACGCCACCGGTCATCGAAGGCCTGGCCACGAGTGGCAGCACGCTCACGGCGACGGTCGGCGCCTGGACGCCGGCCGCGACGCTCACGAGCCTGCAGTGGCTGCGCAACGGAGCGCCGGTCCCCGGCCGGACCACGTCGACGTACGCCGTCACCGACGCGGACGTCGGCACCACCATCACGGTGCGGGCCACCGGCTCCCGGCTGGGCTACACCGATGCGACAGCCACGAGCGCCCCGGTGACGATCCGCGCCGTTCCGGCCCTGGCGAACGTGGCCGGCACGATCTCCACCGACGCCGTGTGGGGTCCCGGATCGGCGAAGGTCTACCGGGTCACCGCCGACGTGACGGTGCCGGCGGGCGTGACGCTCACGCTCCAGGCGGGCACGGTCGTGAAGCTCGACCCGGGACGCCGGTTGCAGGTCGAGGGCACCCTCCGGGTCGACGGCACCGCGGCCTCGCGCGTCGTGCTGACGTCCGTCAGGGACGACGCCACAGGTGGCGACACCAACGGTGACGGCGCGGCCACCGCGCCAGCGGCGGGAGACTTCGTGGGCGTGAGCGCGACGTCGAACGGTGCGGTGCTGATGTCGTACGCGCAGGTCGCGTACGCCGACACGTCCGTGTCGGCCCGTGGTGTGGCCGGCGCTGCGCCGACCGTGACGCTCACCGAGACCGACATCTCGCGGTCGAACCTGTGCGTCGCCGCCGTGGGCCCGGTGACCGGAGTGTTCTCCGGTTCGGTCCGTGACTGCAGCATCGGTGTCTCCGCCGACCACGCGTTCGACGCCCGGGGCGTGGACTGGGGCTCGCCGAGCGGGCCGTTCCCCTACGGCACCGGTGTGCCGGTGCAGGGGGCGAGCGTGTCGATCCTGCCGTGGACGGGCTTCGTGGCGGCCCCGCGACCGGCGGTCGCGCCGCGGCAGGCCCCGTCCACCCGGACGACGTGCGAGGACCTCGTCGTCGTGGGGGTCCGGGGTTCGGGGGAGGCGCCCGCGAGCCTCGACCCGTCGACGCCCGGGGTGTTCGAGTTCGAGTACAGCGGCTTCGGGTCCCTCAACGTCGCCATCGCCGCGAAGATGGCCGAGCAGATCAGCGTGACGCGGCCGGACGCCTCCATCGCCTACCTGGCGGTCCAGTACCTGGCCGTGGCCAATCCCAGCTTCGACCCGCAGGTGAGCTTCGACGACCTGGTGGTCAGCGTCTTCGACGGCGTCGACAAGCTGCGCCAGCTCCTCGAGACTGAGGGTGCGCGGTGCCCGTCGTCGCAGTTCGTCCTGCTGGGGAGCTCGCAGGGCGCCCTCGTGATCGACATCGCCCTGTCGGAGATGACGCAGCCGGAGCAGCAGTCGCGCATCGCCGGTGTGGTGATGGTCGCGAACCCCGCGCGCGTGGGTGCGTCCGAGACCCTCTGGGAGAGCGCCGGCGTGCCGGCCTCGAGCGCGGTACGTGACGTGACGGGCGGGTGGTCGGCACTCTCCCCGGGCCTCGGGGAGCCGCTCCCGGCGTGGGTGGCCTCGCGCACGATCTCGATGTGCCACGTCGGCGACGTCTTCTGCGCCTTCGCCCCGGGCGCCGTGGTCGACCGGCACGTCGACTACTCGACCGAGGAGCTGCACTCCCTCGCGGTCTGGCAAGGCACGCGCATCGCCACCTTGCTCCCACCCCCCAGCTGA
- a CDS encoding S-layer homology domain-containing protein has translation MRRMVAVLAALALPFTMLVAAPSASAYEAPAVSPFTDVATTQTFYREITWLADQGISTGYVTPNGKRFDPSAPVLREQMAAFLYRAAGEPAFSAPAVSPFVDVATTQTFYKEITWLAAEGISTGYLTTAGRRFDPSAPVLREQMAAFLYRAAEEPAFSPPAVSPFTDVATTRTFYQEITWLAAEGISTGYVTASGKRFDPAAPVLREQMAAFLYRAAGVDTPVGPPAAFDAAPTPTITGLAQVGQVLTAQPGAWSPSATFTYQWSADGTAIPSATNRLLTVAAEMQGRQLSVRVTGSSAGRVTTARESSRTQAVAAGTFATVRPVITGSGTPGSTLTATVAAWTPAAATTTLQWFRNGSPIAGETASTYMVLGSDRGASISVRATGSRAGYTTATAASDAVVVNVPAVQTVSGTISADTVWGPDKAQVYRVTGDLTVAAGATLTLQAGTVVKFQQGRTILVEGNLTANGIPTSPVVLTSVKDDLAVGDTNGDGSATSPAADDYVGLSARSKGTLVMANAQLAYAETAVLAVGEAGAAPTVALSGTAISRSTRCVAIDGPVDGTFTGSVRDCEVGVSANYAFDARGVDWGSASGPFPYGTGVQVQGESVAVLPWTGFVAPDRPAVAAPQATPTQVECRDVVLVGVRGSGEFPESPDPTTYGPFTADESGFGSYNYVVALKMQEQIAAARPSTTFKLMAVQYLALQIPSYDPEIDYLEFLVSVFDGVDKMDQLIQAEAARCPATKFVLIGSSQGALAIHALLTPTFPTSLQARIAGVVLLANPARVPGSTETLWEGANLPATQQVREASGSFVGFFPGAARAVPAWVASRTISMCHEGDVFCAFRPGAHLWPHLTYSTAELDSLAAWQAARVVPQLPTS, from the coding sequence ATGCGTCGGATGGTCGCGGTGCTCGCTGCCCTGGCGCTCCCCTTCACGATGCTCGTCGCGGCGCCGTCCGCGTCGGCCTACGAGGCACCCGCGGTCTCACCCTTCACCGACGTCGCGACGACGCAGACGTTCTACCGGGAGATCACCTGGCTCGCCGACCAGGGGATCTCGACGGGATACGTGACGCCGAACGGGAAGCGGTTCGATCCGTCGGCTCCGGTGCTGCGGGAGCAGATGGCCGCGTTCCTGTACCGGGCGGCCGGCGAGCCCGCGTTCTCGGCGCCCGCCGTGTCGCCGTTCGTCGACGTGGCCACGACGCAGACGTTCTACAAGGAGATTACGTGGCTGGCCGCCGAGGGGATCTCGACGGGGTACCTCACGACGGCCGGGAGGCGGTTCGATCCGTCGGCTCCCGTGCTGCGGGAGCAGATGGCGGCCTTCCTGTACCGGGCGGCGGAGGAGCCGGCGTTCTCACCGCCTGCGGTGTCGCCGTTCACGGACGTGGCGACGACGCGGACCTTCTACCAGGAGATCACGTGGCTGGCCGCCGAGGGGATCTCGACGGGGTACGTGACGGCCAGTGGGAAGCGGTTCGATCCCGCGGCTCCGGTGCTCCGGGAGCAGATGGCGGCCTTCCTCTACCGAGCGGCGGGGGTCGACACCCCGGTCGGTCCGCCGGCGGCCTTCGACGCCGCGCCGACTCCGACCATCACCGGACTCGCGCAGGTCGGGCAGGTCCTCACCGCTCAGCCCGGCGCCTGGTCGCCGTCCGCCACGTTCACCTACCAGTGGTCGGCCGACGGCACGGCGATCCCGTCCGCGACCAACCGGCTCCTGACCGTGGCGGCGGAGATGCAGGGTCGGCAGCTCTCGGTGAGAGTGACCGGATCGAGTGCCGGCCGGGTGACCACGGCCCGGGAGTCGTCGAGGACTCAGGCGGTGGCGGCGGGCACGTTCGCCACGGTGCGACCGGTGATCACCGGGTCCGGCACCCCCGGGAGCACCCTCACGGCCACCGTGGCCGCGTGGACCCCGGCGGCCGCGACGACGACCCTGCAGTGGTTCCGCAACGGCTCGCCGATCGCGGGAGAGACCGCCTCGACCTACATGGTCCTCGGGTCCGACCGGGGCGCGTCGATCTCGGTGCGCGCGACCGGCTCCCGCGCCGGCTACACCACGGCGACCGCCGCGAGCGATGCCGTGGTGGTCAACGTCCCCGCGGTGCAGACCGTGTCCGGGACGATCTCGGCCGACACCGTCTGGGGCCCCGACAAGGCGCAGGTCTACCGCGTCACGGGTGACCTCACGGTGGCTGCGGGAGCGACGCTCACGCTGCAGGCCGGCACGGTGGTCAAGTTCCAGCAGGGCCGCACGATCCTGGTCGAGGGCAACCTCACGGCGAACGGGATCCCGACGTCCCCGGTCGTGCTGACCTCCGTGAAGGACGACCTCGCGGTCGGCGACACCAACGGCGACGGGTCGGCGACCTCCCCGGCGGCCGACGACTACGTCGGGCTGAGCGCACGGTCGAAGGGGACGCTGGTCATGGCGAACGCGCAGCTCGCCTATGCCGAGACGGCGGTGCTGGCCGTCGGAGAGGCAGGCGCGGCTCCGACCGTCGCGCTGTCCGGAACGGCGATCTCCCGGTCGACGCGATGCGTCGCCATCGACGGGCCGGTCGACGGCACCTTCACGGGCTCGGTGCGCGACTGCGAGGTGGGCGTCTCGGCGAACTACGCGTTCGACGCCCGGGGCGTCGACTGGGGCTCGGCGAGCGGCCCGTTCCCCTACGGTACGGGCGTGCAGGTGCAGGGCGAGAGCGTCGCGGTGCTGCCGTGGACGGGGTTCGTGGCGCCGGACCGGCCGGCCGTCGCAGCACCGCAGGCGACACCGACCCAGGTGGAGTGCCGGGACGTCGTGCTCGTCGGTGTGCGCGGCTCGGGGGAGTTCCCCGAGAGCCCCGATCCGACGACCTACGGGCCGTTCACGGCCGACGAGAGCGGCTTCGGTTCGTACAACTACGTCGTCGCGCTGAAGATGCAGGAGCAGATCGCGGCGGCACGGCCGTCGACGACGTTCAAGCTGATGGCGGTGCAGTACCTGGCGCTCCAGATCCCCAGCTACGACCCCGAGATCGACTACCTGGAGTTCCTGGTCAGCGTCTTCGACGGGGTCGACAAGATGGACCAGCTGATCCAGGCCGAGGCGGCACGCTGCCCCGCGACGAAGTTCGTCCTGATCGGGTCGTCGCAGGGGGCGCTCGCCATTCACGCGCTGCTCACGCCGACCTTTCCCACGTCGCTGCAGGCCCGCATCGCCGGTGTGGTGCTGCTGGCGAATCCGGCGCGCGTCCCCGGTTCGACCGAGACCCTCTGGGAGGGCGCGAACCTGCCCGCCACGCAGCAGGTGCGGGAGGCCTCGGGATCGTTCGTCGGCTTCTTCCCCGGGGCCGCCCGTGCGGTGCCCGCGTGGGTCGCCTCACGCACGATCTCGATGTGTCACGAGGGGGACGTGTTCTGCGCGTTTCGCCCGGGCGCCCACCTGTGGCCGCACCTCACCTACTCGACAGCCGAGCTGGACTCCCTGGCCGCATGGCAAGCCGCCCGCGTTGTGCCCCAGCTCCCCACCAGCTGA
- a CDS encoding DUF4012 domain-containing protein, translated as MLSRKPRTARERHQRKGSRKPLWLTLAGVAVVLLALAGWIGWEANQARAALAEATDQASVLQDEISSGDTAQAERILGALQENTETARTRTDGFLWSAAAKIPFVGDNLGAVTTASDALDAITQDALPPVVSTATALDSDLFKPVDGVFPLETFAQLVDPVTTASEVLTEQRARIDAIDAGSLLGPVQGPIEELQEKVGTAESGAAAAARAMRLAPGMLGANGPRTYLVMFQNNAESRSLGGIPGSIAIVRAEGGRITFDESYSYSDIGSFEQDVIAITPDEATTFGTTIARDLRDTTLTPDFTRAAQFAKGIVEQKFGEPLSGVVSVDPVALSYALEGTGPVSLPEGTVLTADNAVTTLLSSVYARFPDPNDQDTFFSVAAQTVFSTVLNGQGDYRKTLEGLTQAVDEHRILVWSADPAEQAELEETPLAGVLPQGGPNPQFGVYINDATSSKMQFYLRWDSTVEAVQCLDGNQQELELTVKLTSTAPPDAALLPSYIVGNGRFADVGTQQVNLRIAAPAGSTLESLEVDGARTIFAQGILGDRPIAIQPAVLAPGQDVTMKLTVTTGEDQPGASIVSTTPGVVPFAQDKRFGSACG; from the coding sequence ATGCTGAGCCGCAAGCCCCGTACGGCACGTGAGCGTCACCAGCGCAAGGGCAGCCGCAAGCCCCTGTGGCTGACCCTCGCCGGCGTGGCCGTCGTGCTGCTGGCGTTGGCCGGATGGATCGGCTGGGAGGCCAACCAGGCGCGCGCCGCGTTGGCCGAGGCCACCGACCAGGCCTCGGTGCTGCAGGACGAGATCAGCTCCGGCGACACCGCGCAGGCCGAGCGCATCCTCGGCGCCCTGCAGGAGAACACCGAGACGGCGCGCACCCGCACCGACGGGTTCCTGTGGTCGGCCGCCGCCAAGATCCCGTTCGTCGGCGACAACCTCGGCGCCGTCACCACGGCGTCCGACGCACTCGACGCGATCACGCAGGACGCCCTGCCCCCCGTGGTCTCGACCGCCACGGCGCTCGACTCCGACCTGTTCAAGCCCGTCGACGGAGTGTTCCCGCTCGAGACGTTCGCGCAGCTCGTCGACCCGGTCACCACCGCGTCCGAGGTGCTCACCGAGCAGCGGGCGCGCATCGACGCCATCGACGCCGGGTCGCTGCTCGGGCCCGTGCAGGGTCCGATCGAGGAGCTGCAGGAGAAGGTCGGCACCGCCGAGAGCGGCGCCGCCGCCGCCGCGCGCGCCATGCGGCTCGCCCCGGGCATGCTGGGGGCGAACGGCCCCCGCACCTACCTGGTCATGTTCCAGAACAACGCCGAGAGCCGCTCACTCGGCGGGATCCCGGGCTCCATCGCGATCGTGCGTGCCGAAGGTGGCCGGATCACGTTCGACGAGAGCTACTCCTACTCCGACATCGGCAGCTTCGAGCAGGACGTCATCGCGATCACCCCGGACGAGGCCACCACCTTCGGCACCACGATCGCGCGCGACCTGCGCGACACGACGCTGACCCCCGACTTCACCCGCGCGGCCCAGTTCGCCAAGGGCATCGTCGAGCAGAAGTTCGGTGAACCCCTCAGCGGCGTCGTGTCGGTCGACCCCGTGGCGCTCTCGTACGCGCTCGAGGGCACCGGACCGGTGTCCCTGCCCGAGGGCACCGTGCTGACCGCCGACAACGCCGTGACCACCCTGCTCAGCAGCGTGTATGCGAGGTTCCCCGACCCGAACGACCAGGACACGTTCTTCAGCGTCGCCGCCCAGACGGTGTTCTCGACCGTGCTCAACGGGCAGGGCGACTACCGCAAGACGCTCGAGGGCCTGACCCAGGCCGTCGACGAGCACCGCATCCTCGTGTGGAGCGCCGACCCCGCCGAGCAGGCCGAGCTCGAGGAGACCCCCCTGGCCGGGGTGCTGCCGCAGGGTGGGCCGAACCCGCAGTTCGGGGTCTACATCAACGACGCGACGAGCTCGAAGATGCAGTTCTACCTGCGCTGGGACTCCACGGTCGAGGCGGTGCAGTGCCTCGACGGCAACCAGCAGGAGCTGGAGCTCACCGTGAAGCTCACCTCCACGGCACCCCCGGACGCTGCGCTGCTGCCCTCCTACATCGTCGGCAACGGCCGGTTCGCCGACGTCGGCACGCAGCAGGTCAACCTCCGCATCGCCGCCCCCGCGGGCAGCACCCTCGAGTCGCTCGAGGTCGACGGGGCCCGCACGATCTTCGCGCAGGGCATCCTCGGCGACCGCCCCATCGCGATCCAGCCCGCCGTGCTCGCACCCGGTCAGGACGTCACGATGAAGCTGACCGTCACGACCGGGGAGGACCAGCCGGGCGCCAGCATCGTCAGCACGACCCCCGGGGTCGTGCCCTTCGCGCAGGACAAGCGATTCGGGTCCGCCTGCGGTTGA
- a CDS encoding LPXTG cell wall anchor domain-containing protein, translating to MRKTLVALAAATAGLIVAFAPTAANAYPDPVLTGLSGSAADGVVAPGEAFTLSGGFDGVDCNPWTATSTAGPLNPSSGSGTTFSVSGTAPTEPGTFTISITCDYDDGTPVASTAPASFTPGAIPQQLTLTYAIAVRTDAGTGSGSGSGSNASNGVLPSTGGPNVALLAAGGALLVAGGAVAVARRRTAA from the coding sequence ATGCGCAAGACACTTGTGGCTCTCGCCGCAGCGACTGCGGGCCTCATCGTGGCCTTCGCACCCACCGCCGCCAACGCCTACCCCGACCCGGTCCTCACCGGCCTCAGCGGCTCCGCCGCCGACGGCGTCGTTGCCCCCGGCGAGGCCTTCACCCTGTCGGGTGGCTTCGACGGTGTCGACTGCAACCCGTGGACCGCCACCTCCACCGCCGGCCCCCTGAACCCGTCCTCCGGCTCAGGCACCACCTTCTCCGTCTCGGGCACGGCCCCGACGGAGCCGGGCACCTTCACCATCTCCATCACCTGCGACTACGACGACGGCACGCCCGTCGCCTCGACCGCTCCGGCATCCTTCACGCCGGGTGCGATCCCGCAGCAGCTGACCCTGACGTACGCCATCGCCGTCCGCACCGACGCCGGCACGGGCTCGGGCTCGGGCAGCGGCTCCAACGCCAGCAACGGCGTCCTGCCGTCGACCGGTGGCCCGAACGTGGCGCTGCTCGCCGCGGGTGGCGCCCTCCTCGTCGCCGGTGGCGCCGTGGCGGTTGCCCGTCGCCGCACCGCCGCTTGA